From the genome of Parazoarcus communis, one region includes:
- a CDS encoding XrtA system polysaccharide chain length determinant, which produces MEELVRQLIGYLRDMWRFRWWGLAMAWIVGAVGGVVIYTMPDKYESSARVFVDTQSILRPLMSGLAVQPNVDQQIAILSRTLISRPNVEKLITMADLDLGVKDAAQREALITTLSKGLQIRGTGRDNLFTLAYADVEAARAQRIVQALVSLFVESGLGGKRQDSDTARRFIEEQIKNYEQKLVDAENRLKEFRLKNMALLGDGARDYVTQIAQLNGQLAQAKLELREAENSRDAMQRQLVGEEPVLLPQTPNASNVSIPEIDGRIDALKRNLDDMMQRYTDKHPDVIGARRVIEQLEQQKLEEVEARRKAGPGQFGALNSNPVFQQMKLSLAESESRVASMRARVSEYESRLAQLESSAKMLPELEAEMTQLNRDYAVHKTNYDSLVARRESANIAVEMDNQSGIAEFRLIDPPSLPVKPSAPNRLLLMPVAGAAGLAIGLALTFLLSQLRPSFVDGRSLREVTGLPVLGTVSMLSTPERRRARLRGLFAFGGGLAGFVGAIGIATVVLNIIQG; this is translated from the coding sequence ATGGAAGAACTCGTAAGACAGCTTATCGGTTACCTGCGCGACATGTGGCGTTTCCGCTGGTGGGGACTGGCGATGGCCTGGATTGTCGGTGCCGTCGGCGGTGTTGTGATTTACACGATGCCCGATAAATACGAGTCCTCTGCTCGCGTGTTCGTCGATACCCAGTCGATTCTGCGTCCGTTGATGTCGGGCCTCGCGGTGCAGCCCAATGTCGATCAGCAGATTGCGATTCTGAGCCGGACCTTGATCAGTCGGCCCAACGTCGAGAAGCTGATCACCATGGCCGATCTTGATCTCGGGGTGAAGGATGCTGCGCAGCGCGAGGCCTTGATCACGACGCTGTCCAAGGGCTTGCAGATCAGGGGTACCGGGCGTGACAACCTCTTTACCCTGGCTTATGCCGATGTCGAGGCAGCACGGGCGCAGCGTATTGTTCAGGCGCTGGTTTCCCTGTTTGTCGAGTCCGGCCTGGGCGGTAAGCGACAGGATTCCGATACGGCTCGCCGCTTCATCGAGGAGCAGATCAAGAATTACGAGCAGAAACTCGTCGATGCAGAGAACCGCCTCAAGGAGTTCCGCCTCAAGAACATGGCGCTGCTCGGTGATGGCGCACGCGACTATGTCACCCAGATCGCTCAGTTGAATGGGCAGCTTGCCCAGGCGAAGCTGGAATTGCGCGAGGCGGAGAACTCCCGTGATGCCATGCAGCGCCAACTGGTTGGTGAGGAGCCGGTATTATTGCCGCAGACACCGAATGCCTCGAACGTATCGATTCCTGAGATCGATGGCCGGATTGACGCGCTCAAGCGCAACCTCGATGACATGATGCAGCGCTACACCGACAAGCATCCTGATGTGATTGGCGCGCGTCGGGTCATCGAACAGCTTGAGCAGCAAAAGCTCGAAGAGGTCGAGGCCCGTCGCAAGGCCGGACCGGGGCAGTTCGGGGCGCTCAACTCGAATCCGGTCTTCCAGCAGATGAAGCTTTCGCTGGCCGAGTCCGAGTCACGAGTGGCGTCGATGCGGGCACGCGTTAGCGAGTACGAGTCCCGCCTTGCGCAGCTGGAGAGCTCGGCCAAGATGCTGCCTGAACTCGAAGCCGAGATGACACAGCTCAATCGGGACTACGCGGTTCATAAGACGAACTACGATAGCCTCGTGGCGCGGCGTGAGTCCGCCAATATCGCGGTGGAAATGGACAATCAGTCGGGTATTGCCGAGTTTCGCCTGATTGACCCGCCCAGCTTGCCGGTCAAGCCTTCAGCACCGAATCGTTTGTTGCTGATGCCGGTGGCTGGTGCTGCGGGCTTGGCAATCGGGCTTGCGCTGACCTTTTTGCTCAGCCAGCTCAGGCCCTCGTTTGTCGATGGTCGCAGCCTGCGCGAGGTGACCGGCTTGCCGGTGCTGGGCACGGTATCCATGCTTTCGACGCCCGAGCGCCGTCGTGCGAGGCTGCGTGGTCTGTTCGCGTTTGGCGGCGGGCTTGCTGGATTCGTCGGTGCTATCGGTATTGCCACTGTGGTTCTGAACATCATTCAGGGATAA
- a CDS encoding outer membrane lipoprotein-sorting protein, whose translation MTDHFRSRRKFLGMFASGLLAPAIAPSAWAAEDAAEAPVDEAAVRIVTKADEIRFPRDSFQTEIEVQNFSDGQPGETRKFRILSRGNENTIVLTLEPVSERGQALLMRGRDLWIFMPSVSQPVRLSLAQRLTGQVANGDLARANFAGDYTPILVGTEVLDGINAHVLDLTAVDRGVTYAKVKYWVSEKDGRPLKAEFFALSGRLLKSCRYEEFRELAGRVRPTRLVMEDALKKGEVSVLSYSNMVLQDLPERLFTREYLRRLG comes from the coding sequence ATGACCGATCACTTCCGATCCCGCCGGAAATTCCTCGGCATGTTCGCCAGCGGCCTGCTTGCGCCTGCGATCGCCCCCTCGGCATGGGCTGCCGAAGACGCGGCCGAGGCCCCCGTGGATGAGGCTGCGGTGCGCATCGTGACCAAGGCGGACGAGATCCGCTTCCCGCGCGACAGTTTCCAGACCGAAATCGAGGTACAGAACTTCAGCGACGGGCAGCCGGGCGAGACGCGCAAGTTCCGCATCCTCTCGCGGGGTAACGAGAACACCATCGTACTCACCCTCGAACCCGTATCGGAACGCGGTCAGGCCTTGCTCATGCGTGGCCGCGACCTGTGGATCTTCATGCCCAGCGTGTCTCAGCCCGTGCGGCTCTCGCTCGCGCAGCGCCTGACTGGGCAGGTTGCCAACGGCGATCTGGCGCGCGCGAACTTTGCCGGCGATTACACGCCGATCCTGGTCGGCACGGAAGTGCTCGACGGCATCAACGCCCATGTCCTCGACCTCACCGCAGTCGATCGCGGCGTCACCTACGCCAAGGTCAAGTACTGGGTCAGCGAAAAGGACGGGCGCCCCCTGAAGGCCGAGTTCTTCGCGCTCTCCGGTCGTCTGCTCAAGTCCTGCCGCTACGAGGAGTTCCGCGAACTCGCCGGCCGCGTTCGCCCCACCCGCCTGGTCATGGAAGATGCCCTCAAGAAAGGCGAAGTCTCGGTCTTGAGCTATTCGAACATGGTTCTGCAGGACCTGCCCGAGCGCCTGTTCACCCGCGAGTACCTGCGTCGTCTGGGCTGA
- a CDS encoding XrtA/PEP-CTERM system exopolysaccharide export protein, which translates to MSKQASNVWAGFRRFLGLSLLAGLLGGCASSFPPAPMAAADADYNYVIGAGDSVNIVVWRNPELSMSVPVRPDGKITTPLVEDLPALGKDSTTLARDIEKELSKFIREPVVTVIVTGFVGPYSEQIRVVGEAGKPQILPYQQKMTLLDVMIAVGGITEFADGNGATILRTGEGNKQYSVRIKDLIKRGDVSANVEMRPGDVLIIPQSWF; encoded by the coding sequence ATGAGTAAACAAGCTTCGAACGTGTGGGCGGGGTTCCGTCGTTTCCTGGGTCTGTCGCTGCTTGCCGGCCTGCTGGGTGGCTGCGCATCCTCGTTTCCGCCTGCGCCGATGGCCGCTGCGGATGCCGATTACAATTATGTAATCGGGGCAGGAGATTCCGTGAACATCGTGGTGTGGCGCAATCCGGAGTTGTCGATGTCGGTGCCGGTACGCCCGGATGGCAAGATCACGACGCCGCTGGTCGAGGATCTTCCTGCGCTGGGCAAGGACTCAACGACGCTCGCTCGGGATATCGAGAAAGAGTTGTCCAAGTTCATTCGCGAACCGGTCGTGACCGTCATCGTTACCGGTTTCGTTGGTCCGTACAGCGAGCAGATTCGTGTAGTGGGCGAAGCGGGCAAGCCGCAGATCCTGCCTTACCAGCAGAAGATGACCCTGCTCGACGTCATGATCGCCGTGGGCGGCATCACCGAATTCGCCGACGGCAATGGTGCGACGATCCTGCGCACCGGCGAAGGCAACAAGCAGTACAGCGTGCGGATCAAGGACTTGATCAAGCGTGGCGATGTCTCGGCCAACGTCGAGATGCGTCCCGGCGATGTGCTGATCATTCCGCAAAGCTGGTTCTGA
- a CDS encoding N-acyl amino acid synthase FeeM domain-containing protein, with product MIRDGYHIRCANGFTGLQHHISALIERMYSTRGLQIYHPELAQTEHQTTIVACRGDHLFATLTVGIDSENGLMADTLYRPEIDAARARGGRVCEVTRMAMDPEHNSADVMADLFQLVYLLTRRIYRMTDLFIEVHPRHAGFYRRMLGYRVVGEERVCPRVGAPAVLMHMSQQEVDELIAQHAGKETSSTRSLYRLFAPPAEMLALQRQLTAQLLR from the coding sequence ATGATCCGCGACGGATATCATATCCGTTGCGCAAACGGCTTCACCGGGCTTCAGCACCACATCTCTGCGCTGATCGAACGCATGTATTCGACGCGCGGCCTGCAGATCTACCATCCGGAACTCGCGCAGACCGAGCATCAGACCACGATCGTGGCCTGTCGCGGCGACCATCTCTTTGCCACGCTAACGGTTGGTATCGATTCCGAGAATGGCCTGATGGCCGATACGCTCTACCGCCCCGAGATCGATGCTGCTCGCGCGCGCGGCGGAAGGGTCTGCGAGGTCACCCGGATGGCGATGGACCCGGAACACAATTCCGCTGACGTCATGGCCGATCTGTTCCAGCTGGTCTATCTATTGACCCGCCGAATTTACCGGATGACGGACCTTTTCATCGAGGTTCATCCACGCCATGCAGGCTTTTACCGCCGAATGCTGGGTTATCGGGTGGTCGGGGAAGAACGGGTCTGCCCCCGTGTTGGCGCACCCGCAGTGCTGATGCACATGTCCCAGCAGGAAGTCGACGAACTCATCGCACAGCATGCGGGGAAGGAGACAAGCTCGACCCGCAGTCTGTACCGGCTGTTCGCACCGCCGGCTGAAATGCTCGCGCTGCAGCGACAACTGACTGCCCAGCTGCTGCGCTGA
- a CDS encoding sigma-54-dependent Fis family transcriptional regulator encodes MIPRAGNENAVADSWERFVHDDPLVNAPVRDVVLESWRRCRSEAVDPSRGRAPTADEAWVRSLREKHHSLHEAARPVLDAMKEVLHESGSIIMLTDPSGTIIDLHGDARARNAGEAVNLAQGGRWVENAMGTNAIGTAIAALKPVQIYASEHYCLDVKRWTCAAAPILDLTGTALLGVVDVSGVKETFHGHSLGLVMAAAKQIEAVLASRERDLHARLLEHSMDSFVRFGGDCVMVFDRRGRLLKSNGRQHLAREQHGVQLPAITGGQVDALDLDHSPDERAVRMPLWLNREWLQVVRTPSGELGTMLVIPLGHGSGGQTPGVAAREVREPASCPKADPFAEIIGASDALVAAKARAQRLAPLDLPVMLLGETGVGKEVFARAIHKAGVKPDAPFVAVNCGALTRELLASELFGYVEGAFTGARRNGLPGKFELADGGVLFLDEIGEMPLDMQPHLLRVLQDGVVVRLGDTRERRVSVRIIAATNRDLRGEVAAGRFREDLFHRLCVTSIRLPALRERPDDISRIVDHLNARLAQKYACPAKRITPEVVDALLHYPWPGNVRELQNVFEGLFALSDNGLIDRSVLPEELVSAGRKAASPAALPAAGLNGARLEDLEQQAILSAVSNAKGNISQAARALGISRSTLYVKLGILRGRADGLAHRH; translated from the coding sequence ATGATTCCACGTGCAGGTAATGAAAACGCAGTAGCCGACTCCTGGGAGCGCTTCGTGCATGACGATCCGCTCGTGAATGCACCTGTGCGCGATGTCGTTCTTGAATCATGGCGACGCTGCCGGTCCGAAGCGGTCGATCCCTCGCGGGGTCGCGCTCCGACGGCAGACGAGGCATGGGTCAGGTCGCTGCGGGAGAAGCACCATTCGCTGCACGAGGCCGCACGTCCGGTGCTGGATGCGATGAAGGAGGTCCTGCACGAGTCCGGCAGCATCATCATGCTGACCGACCCCAGCGGCACCATCATCGACCTTCATGGCGATGCCCGGGCGCGCAATGCGGGTGAGGCGGTCAATCTGGCGCAGGGCGGGCGCTGGGTTGAGAACGCGATGGGCACCAACGCCATCGGCACGGCGATTGCTGCGCTGAAGCCCGTGCAGATCTACGCCAGCGAACACTATTGTCTCGACGTCAAACGCTGGACTTGCGCGGCTGCACCCATACTCGACCTGACCGGCACGGCCTTGCTGGGCGTGGTCGACGTGTCGGGCGTGAAGGAGACCTTTCACGGGCACAGCCTCGGCCTGGTCATGGCCGCTGCAAAGCAGATCGAGGCCGTCCTTGCGAGCCGTGAACGCGATCTCCACGCCCGACTGCTTGAACATTCGATGGACAGCTTTGTGCGCTTTGGCGGCGACTGCGTCATGGTGTTCGATCGTCGCGGAAGGCTGCTCAAGAGCAATGGGCGGCAGCATCTCGCACGCGAGCAACACGGTGTGCAGTTGCCGGCCATCACCGGGGGCCAGGTCGATGCGCTCGACCTCGATCATTCGCCCGACGAGCGCGCAGTCCGCATGCCGCTCTGGCTGAACAGGGAGTGGCTGCAAGTCGTTCGCACGCCGAGCGGCGAACTGGGAACCATGCTCGTCATCCCGCTGGGTCATGGTTCGGGTGGGCAGACACCGGGTGTGGCTGCGCGCGAGGTGCGCGAACCGGCTTCATGTCCAAAGGCCGATCCATTTGCCGAAATCATCGGCGCATCGGATGCCCTGGTGGCCGCGAAGGCCCGCGCGCAACGTCTGGCCCCCCTGGATCTGCCGGTCATGCTGCTCGGCGAAACCGGGGTCGGCAAGGAGGTGTTTGCGCGGGCGATCCACAAGGCGGGCGTGAAGCCAGACGCACCGTTTGTTGCGGTGAACTGTGGTGCCCTGACCCGCGAACTGCTCGCCAGTGAGTTGTTCGGCTACGTCGAGGGCGCTTTCACCGGTGCGCGCCGCAATGGCTTGCCGGGAAAGTTCGAGCTCGCCGATGGCGGGGTGCTGTTTCTCGATGAGATTGGTGAGATGCCGCTCGACATGCAGCCCCATCTGCTGCGCGTCCTGCAGGATGGCGTCGTGGTACGTCTTGGCGACACGCGCGAGCGTCGGGTGAGCGTCCGGATCATTGCGGCCACCAACCGAGATCTGCGTGGTGAGGTTGCGGCGGGACGCTTCCGTGAAGACCTGTTTCATCGCCTGTGCGTGACAAGCATTCGCCTTCCCGCGTTGCGCGAGCGGCCGGATGACATCAGCCGCATCGTTGATCATCTGAACGCGCGTCTGGCACAGAAGTATGCCTGTCCGGCCAAGCGCATCACGCCGGAGGTTGTCGACGCCTTGTTGCATTACCCCTGGCCCGGGAACGTCCGCGAGTTGCAGAACGTGTTCGAGGGGCTTTTCGCGCTGAGTGACAACGGCCTGATCGACCGCAGCGTATTGCCTGAAGAGCTGGTATCGGCCGGACGGAAAGCAGCATCGCCGGCGGCCTTGCCTGCTGCGGGGCTGAATGGCGCTCGCCTGGAGGATCTGGAGCAACAGGCGATTCTTTCGGCTGTGTCCAATGCCAAGGGGAACATCTCCCAGGCCGCAAGGGCGCTCGGTATTTCGCGCAGTACCCTGTACGTCAAACTGGGCATATTGCGCGGGCGAGCCGACGGGCTGGCGCATCGGCACTGA
- a CDS encoding DUF1302 family protein, whose protein sequence is MRLLKGMLLAAACAGSPVVMAADDLDLDALLDVGSPKESEGSGIRLGGYAEFGGAYTLPDEGHWSKLRARMELAASGNLGNGLRWKVSGRVDADGAPDLERNYYSGAVRRDQRTDATLREAYLDVPVGDWEFRLGRQQIIWGEMVGFFFADVVSGRDMREFLLPEFESIRIPQWAARAEYFGGETHFELLWVPVASYDKVGKPGTDFYPYPFLPSGTHVKEKTPAHDVRNGNWGLRASRLIDGWDLSAFYYDSLNVEPTLYRTSVTPTYELRHDRIHQTGGTFSKDMGQFVLKGEAVYTRGRRFNTLDPAATYGLKSSPTLDYAVGVDVPFGSEWRVNAQYFARVHFDHAEGMYVEREEPGVTLQVVRTIGSDFEVEFLAASSLIRNDYMLRPKLTWKFAPEWRALIGVDHFEGRSTALFGRFDDSDRVYFEVRRWF, encoded by the coding sequence ATGCGATTGTTGAAAGGAATGCTGCTTGCAGCAGCGTGCGCCGGCAGCCCGGTGGTGATGGCTGCGGATGATCTGGATCTCGACGCTTTGCTCGATGTCGGATCGCCCAAAGAGAGTGAGGGCAGCGGCATCCGTCTGGGCGGCTATGCCGAGTTCGGCGGCGCTTATACCTTGCCGGACGAGGGGCACTGGTCGAAGCTGCGTGCCCGCATGGAGCTGGCTGCAAGTGGAAACCTCGGAAACGGATTGCGCTGGAAGGTTTCCGGGCGGGTCGATGCAGACGGTGCGCCCGATCTGGAGCGCAACTACTACTCCGGCGCGGTCAGGCGAGACCAGCGTACCGATGCGACCCTGCGCGAGGCCTATCTCGATGTGCCGGTGGGTGACTGGGAGTTCCGTCTTGGCCGGCAGCAGATCATCTGGGGGGAAATGGTCGGCTTCTTCTTTGCCGATGTGGTTTCGGGCCGGGACATGCGTGAGTTCCTGCTGCCCGAATTTGAATCGATACGGATCCCGCAGTGGGCGGCGCGTGCGGAGTATTTCGGCGGCGAGACCCATTTCGAGTTGCTATGGGTGCCAGTTGCCAGCTATGACAAGGTCGGTAAGCCGGGAACGGATTTCTATCCCTATCCCTTCTTGCCGTCCGGCACGCATGTGAAGGAGAAAACGCCTGCGCACGATGTGCGCAACGGCAACTGGGGTTTACGGGCTTCGCGTCTGATCGACGGCTGGGATCTGTCGGCCTTCTACTACGACAGCCTGAACGTGGAGCCGACGCTGTATCGCACCTCGGTGACACCGACCTACGAACTGCGGCATGACCGCATCCACCAGACCGGCGGCACGTTCAGCAAGGACATGGGGCAGTTCGTGCTCAAGGGTGAGGCGGTTTATACCCGTGGTCGGCGCTTCAACACGCTTGACCCTGCTGCGACCTATGGATTGAAGTCGTCTCCTACGCTGGACTATGCGGTCGGCGTTGATGTGCCGTTTGGCAGTGAGTGGCGAGTGAATGCCCAGTACTTCGCACGGGTTCATTTTGATCACGCGGAGGGGATGTATGTCGAGCGCGAAGAGCCTGGTGTAACCCTGCAGGTGGTGCGAACGATCGGGAGCGATTTCGAGGTCGAGTTTCTCGCTGCATCGAGCCTGATTCGAAACGATTACATGCTGCGCCCCAAACTGACCTGGAAGTTCGCGCCCGAGTGGCGTGCATTGATAGGGGTCGATCACTTCGAAGGGCGGTCCACCGCCTTGTTTGGCCGATTCGATGACAGCGACAGGGTGTATTTCGAGGTTCGCCGCTGGTTCTGA
- the thiC gene encoding phosphomethylpyrimidine synthase ThiC encodes MNASEKFIASSAHVDEAAIAPLPNSRKVYIAGSRADIQVPMREIRQSDTPASFGAEPNPPIYVYDCSGPYSDPTAKIDIRSGLPALRAGWIEERGDTEVLSDLSSEFGRIRAADAKLDELRFPGLHRKPRRAKPGANVSQMHYARRGIITPEMEYIAIRENLNRKAYIESLKAAGPTGNKMAALLGRQHPGQHFGASIPEEITPEFVRDEVARGRAIIPNNINHPESEPMIIGRNFLVKINANIGNSALGSSISEEVDKMTWAIRWGGDTVMDLSTGKNIHETREWIIRNSPVPIGTVPIYQALEKVDGKAEDLTWEIFRDTLIEQAEQGVDYFTIHAGVLLRYIPLTANRMTGIVSRGGSIMAKWCLAHHQESFLYTHFEDICEIMKAYDVAFSLGDGLRPGSIYDANDEAQLGELKTLGELTQIAWKHDVQVMIEGPGHVPMHMIKENMDLQLEQCHEAPFYTLGPLTTDIAPGYDHITSGIGAATIGWYGTAMLCYVTPKEHLGLPNKQDVKEGIITYKLAAHAADLAKGHPGSQIRDNALSKARFEFRWEDQFNLGLDPDKAKEFHDETLPKDSAKVAHFCSMCGPHFCSMKITQDVRDFAAQQGISEIDALKKGMEVKAVEFVKSGAEVYRNV; translated from the coding sequence ATGAACGCCAGCGAAAAATTCATCGCCTCGAGCGCCCACGTCGACGAAGCCGCCATCGCGCCGCTGCCAAACTCGCGCAAGGTCTACATCGCCGGCAGCCGCGCTGACATCCAGGTGCCGATGCGCGAGATCCGCCAGAGCGACACCCCCGCGTCCTTCGGTGCCGAGCCCAACCCGCCGATCTACGTCTACGACTGCTCCGGCCCCTACTCCGACCCGACCGCGAAGATCGACATCCGCTCCGGCCTGCCCGCCCTGCGCGCCGGCTGGATCGAAGAGCGTGGCGACACCGAGGTGCTGTCCGACCTCTCCTCCGAGTTCGGCCGCATCCGCGCCGCCGACGCCAAGCTCGACGAACTGCGCTTCCCCGGCCTGCACCGCAAGCCACGTCGCGCCAAACCCGGTGCGAACGTGTCGCAGATGCACTACGCCCGCCGCGGCATCATCACCCCCGAGATGGAATACATCGCCATCCGCGAGAACCTCAACCGCAAGGCCTACATCGAATCGCTCAAGGCCGCCGGCCCCACCGGCAACAAGATGGCCGCGCTGCTCGGCCGACAGCACCCGGGCCAGCACTTCGGCGCATCGATCCCGGAAGAGATCACCCCCGAGTTCGTGCGTGACGAAGTCGCCCGCGGCCGCGCCATCATCCCCAACAACATCAACCACCCCGAATCCGAGCCGATGATCATCGGCCGCAACTTCCTGGTGAAGATCAACGCCAACATCGGCAACTCGGCCCTGGGCTCGTCCATCTCGGAAGAGGTCGACAAGATGACCTGGGCCATCCGCTGGGGCGGCGACACGGTGATGGATCTGTCGACCGGCAAGAACATTCACGAAACCCGCGAGTGGATCATCCGCAACTCGCCAGTGCCGATCGGCACCGTGCCGATCTACCAGGCACTGGAAAAGGTCGACGGCAAGGCCGAGGACCTGACCTGGGAGATCTTCCGCGACACCCTCATCGAGCAGGCCGAACAGGGCGTGGACTACTTCACCATCCACGCCGGCGTGCTGCTGCGCTACATCCCGCTCACCGCCAACCGCATGACCGGCATCGTGTCGCGCGGCGGCTCGATCATGGCCAAGTGGTGCCTGGCGCATCACCAGGAGAGCTTCCTCTACACCCACTTCGAGGACATCTGCGAAATCATGAAGGCCTACGACGTGGCCTTCAGCCTCGGCGACGGCCTGCGTCCGGGCTCGATCTACGACGCCAACGACGAAGCCCAGCTCGGCGAGCTCAAGACCCTGGGCGAACTCACCCAGATCGCGTGGAAGCACGACGTGCAGGTGATGATCGAAGGCCCCGGCCACGTGCCGATGCACATGATCAAGGAAAACATGGACCTGCAACTCGAGCAGTGCCATGAAGCCCCCTTCTACACCCTGGGGCCGCTGACCACCGACATCGCCCCCGGCTACGACCACATCACCAGCGGCATCGGTGCGGCCACCATCGGCTGGTACGGCACCGCGATGCTGTGCTACGTGACGCCCAAGGAGCACCTCGGCCTGCCCAACAAGCAGGACGTGAAGGAAGGCATCATCACCTACAAGCTCGCCGCCCACGCCGCCGACCTCGCCAAGGGTCATCCGGGTTCGCAGATCCGTGACAACGCGCTGTCGAAGGCGCGCTTCGAGTTCCGCTGGGAAGATCAGTTCAACCTTGGCCTCGACCCTGACAAGGCCAAGGAATTCCACGACGAGACCCTGCCCAAGGATTCCGCCAAGGTCGCGCACTTCTGCTCGATGTGTGGCCCCCACTTCTGCTCGATGAAGATCACTCAGGACGTGCGCGACTTCGCCGCCCAGCAGGGCATCAGCGAAATCGATGCGCTGAAGAAGGGCATGGAAGTGAAAGCGGTGGAATTCGTGAAGAGTGGCGCCGAGGTCTATCGGAACGTGTAA
- the thiD gene encoding bifunctional hydroxymethylpyrimidine kinase/phosphomethylpyrimidine kinase — protein MKSSPVRSSSVPNVVSIAGVDPSGGAGVFADLKTFSALGAYGCGVVAALTAQSTQAVTGVHVPPTDFLRLQIDTLFSDVSLHATKIGMLGSAEVTATVADRLGHWQAANVVLDPVMVAKSGDSLLAKSAINMMRDALFPQAFMITPNLPEAGVLLEQRAPESVKEMYRAAERLRELLPLSSERWVMLKGGHLPGNDLVDLLFDGDQMIELPAPRIETKNTHGTGCTLSSAIAALLPHHTGGFRPVEAAVRQARQWLLGAIAHSGELSVGHGHGPVHHFHAMWPRPGA, from the coding sequence ATGAAATCATCACCTGTCCGCTCGAGCTCCGTTCCGAATGTCGTTTCCATCGCTGGCGTCGATCCGTCAGGCGGTGCGGGCGTGTTCGCCGACCTCAAGACGTTTTCGGCACTTGGCGCCTACGGCTGCGGCGTCGTCGCCGCGCTCACTGCACAGAGCACCCAGGCCGTGACCGGCGTGCATGTGCCGCCCACCGACTTTCTGCGTCTGCAGATCGACACCCTGTTCAGTGATGTCAGCCTGCACGCCACCAAGATCGGCATGCTGGGGAGCGCTGAAGTCACTGCAACGGTAGCCGACCGTCTTGGCCACTGGCAGGCAGCCAACGTGGTGCTGGATCCGGTCATGGTCGCCAAGAGCGGCGATTCGCTGCTGGCCAAGAGCGCAATCAACATGATGCGCGATGCGCTCTTTCCACAAGCCTTCATGATCACGCCCAATCTGCCCGAAGCGGGCGTGCTGCTTGAGCAGCGCGCGCCCGAATCGGTCAAGGAAATGTACCGTGCTGCCGAGCGCCTGCGCGAACTGCTGCCCTTGTCGAGCGAACGCTGGGTAATGCTCAAGGGCGGCCACCTGCCAGGCAACGATCTGGTCGACTTGCTGTTCGATGGCGACCAGATGATTGAACTGCCTGCCCCGCGCATTGAAACGAAGAACACCCACGGCACCGGCTGCACGCTGTCATCGGCAATCGCCGCCCTGCTGCCACATCACACCGGCGGTTTCAGGCCGGTGGAGGCCGCGGTGCGACAGGCACGGCAATGGCTGCTCGGCGCCATCGCCCATTCGGGCGAGCTCTCAGTCGGCCATGGACATGGCCCGGTACATCATTTCCACGCCATGTGGCCCAGGCCCGGCGCTTAA
- a CDS encoding ABC transporter ATP-binding protein: MPLVRVENVSKHYRLGEQDVQALTDISLAIEPGVFLAIAGPSGSGKSTLLNIIGCIDTPSSGKVIINGQDVSGQTPDQLADVRARTLGFIFQTFNLLPVLSAEENVEYPLLQLPELSKAERQERVKHYLAMVGLTKYAGHRPNQLSGGQRQRVAIARALATHSKMVLADEPTANLDSKTGASILKLMKDINRKHGTTFVFSTHDRKVMNMADRLVRIADGQIVALGMRAEGRWVFVQDKRPQGEEDPEV; this comes from the coding sequence ATGCCGCTCGTTCGTGTCGAAAACGTAAGCAAGCATTATCGCCTCGGCGAGCAGGATGTTCAGGCCCTGACCGACATCTCGCTGGCCATCGAGCCGGGTGTCTTTCTTGCCATCGCCGGTCCGTCGGGCAGTGGCAAGTCGACCCTGCTCAACATCATTGGTTGCATCGATACGCCAAGCAGCGGGAAGGTCATCATAAACGGCCAGGATGTCTCCGGCCAGACGCCAGATCAACTGGCTGACGTTCGCGCGCGCACCCTTGGGTTCATTTTTCAGACCTTCAACCTGTTGCCGGTGCTGTCCGCAGAAGAAAATGTCGAGTATCCGCTGTTGCAGCTTCCTGAACTCAGCAAGGCGGAGCGGCAGGAACGGGTGAAGCACTATCTGGCCATGGTCGGCCTCACCAAGTACGCGGGGCATCGTCCGAATCAGCTCTCTGGCGGACAGCGGCAGCGGGTGGCGATTGCACGCGCGCTGGCTACGCACTCGAAGATGGTCCTGGCCGACGAGCCAACGGCCAACCTCGACAGCAAGACCGGCGCGAGCATTCTGAAGCTGATGAAGGACATCAACCGCAAGCACGGTACGACCTTTGTGTTTTCCACTCACGACCGCAAGGTCATGAACATGGCCGACCGCCTCGTCCGGATCGCGGATGGTCAGATCGTTGCACTCGGCATGCGTGCCGAGGGGCGGTGGGTATTCGTGCAGGACAAGCGCCCGCAGGGCGAAGAAGATCCCGAAGTCTAG